The following are from one region of the Paenibacillus bovis genome:
- a CDS encoding ABC transporter ATP-binding protein, translating to MSTEPLIRIENLEHGYMMAGQRMLVLQGISFTIDHGEFVAIIGPSGSGKSTLMNMIGCLDLPNEGNYLLDGQNVRKLSDNRLARIRNEKIGFIFQNFNLLPKLSAIENVELPLIYRGISYRERKQKAAEALTRVGLEERMHHRPNQLSGGQQQRVAIARALAGQPPILLADEPTGALDPKTGKEVMQMLQSLNAQGHTIILITHDLEIAEQAKRVIRIHDGQVTEDRRMQS from the coding sequence ATGAGTACAGAACCACTAATCCGGATAGAGAATCTGGAGCATGGCTATATGATGGCAGGACAACGAATGCTGGTCCTGCAGGGAATATCATTTACGATAGATCATGGAGAATTTGTCGCGATTATCGGTCCTTCGGGATCAGGCAAATCTACCTTGATGAATATGATCGGATGTCTGGATCTTCCCAATGAAGGCAATTATCTGCTCGATGGGCAGAATGTACGCAAGCTGTCGGATAATCGTCTCGCCAGAATCCGCAACGAAAAGATCGGCTTCATTTTCCAAAACTTTAATCTTTTGCCCAAGCTCTCGGCTATCGAAAATGTAGAGCTTCCTCTGATCTACCGGGGAATCTCCTATCGGGAACGAAAACAAAAAGCAGCGGAAGCACTGACCCGGGTCGGTCTGGAAGAACGAATGCATCACCGTCCCAATCAGCTTTCCGGCGGACAACAGCAGCGGGTAGCGATAGCCCGTGCACTTGCCGGGCAGCCTCCTATCCTGCTGGCTGATGAACCTACCGGTGCGCTGGACCCCAAAACAGGCAAAGAAGTAATGCAGATGCTGCAATCCCTCAATGCCCAGGGACATACCATTATTTTGATTACGCATGATCTGGAGATTGCCGAACAGGCCAAACGGGTGATCCGGATTCATGATGGGCAGGTCACCGAAGATCGGAGGATGCAATCATGA
- a CDS encoding HlyD family secretion protein yields MNRNQIASLVIPVISIVCLLGGGFLLQAKGQDQVTLSQSARSATLSSDTVHVSFEQVGGKVTTIPYQEEKVVKKGDVLMTLDATDVNLQIEQLQKQIQQFDTQIQQQEQSIKLGYAKATTQEKQAKLAIAQAQVNQNKSAAALETSKASQRQAEAARRQAESAQRQAAAAEKQVNDGSRQEDMQQQQIAVQSATKSLQTAQTSYDRIRKLYDAGLSSKAEMDSADNALTLAKNQLSQQQEALTKMKNGATAEERQQANERTRQAAEQANQATEQVGQATVSITQAQDEIEAARIAAENSATQLDTVAQTRQQLADQELSVQLLKQQKAAQQVELKTLLLKKSRLVLKAPQNGKITAVSTKIGENIAQGTPVITLETNEMYFDLYVSEDQASKFKANKQVTVHLPATNQDIQGKVRYVTSAPQFANLRMSREKGEADIATFQVRIYVPKTGALLPGMTAEVNTDEITS; encoded by the coding sequence ATGAATCGCAATCAAATCGCAAGTCTTGTGATCCCCGTTATTTCTATTGTTTGTCTACTGGGAGGCGGATTCCTGCTGCAGGCCAAAGGGCAGGATCAGGTTACTCTATCCCAATCTGCTCGCAGCGCTACTCTCAGCTCGGATACGGTACATGTATCGTTCGAACAGGTAGGCGGCAAAGTGACCACTATTCCTTATCAGGAAGAAAAAGTCGTCAAAAAAGGCGATGTACTAATGACGCTTGATGCTACCGATGTGAATCTGCAGATTGAACAGCTGCAAAAGCAAATTCAGCAGTTCGATACCCAGATCCAGCAGCAGGAACAATCGATCAAACTGGGCTATGCCAAAGCTACAACCCAGGAAAAACAGGCCAAGCTGGCGATTGCGCAGGCCCAGGTAAATCAAAACAAGAGCGCGGCAGCTCTGGAAACATCCAAAGCGTCCCAACGTCAGGCCGAAGCGGCACGCCGGCAGGCTGAGTCTGCTCAGCGTCAGGCAGCGGCTGCCGAGAAACAGGTCAATGATGGTTCCCGCCAAGAAGATATGCAGCAGCAGCAAATCGCTGTACAATCAGCGACCAAAAGTCTGCAAACCGCGCAGACCAGTTACGATCGCATCCGCAAGCTATATGATGCCGGTTTGAGCAGCAAAGCCGAAATGGACAGTGCCGACAATGCACTCACTCTGGCCAAAAACCAATTAAGCCAGCAGCAGGAAGCACTGACCAAAATGAAAAACGGGGCGACTGCCGAGGAGCGCCAGCAAGCGAATGAGCGTACCCGTCAGGCTGCGGAACAGGCCAATCAGGCAACCGAGCAAGTTGGTCAGGCTACAGTCAGCATCACCCAGGCGCAGGACGAGATTGAAGCTGCCCGAATCGCAGCCGAAAACTCCGCGACCCAGCTGGATACCGTTGCCCAGACTCGTCAGCAGCTGGCGGATCAGGAGCTGTCCGTCCAATTGCTCAAGCAGCAAAAAGCCGCCCAGCAGGTCGAACTCAAAACCCTTTTACTCAAAAAATCCCGATTGGTACTCAAAGCTCCGCAAAATGGCAAAATCACTGCAGTCAGCACCAAAATCGGTGAGAATATCGCTCAAGGTACCCCTGTGATTACGCTCGAAACGAATGAAATGTACTTTGACCTGTATGTGAGCGAAGACCAGGCAAGCAAGTTCAAAGCGAATAAGCAGGTAACGGTTCACCTTCCTGCTACCAATCAGGATATCCAGGGCAAGGTGCGCTATGTTACTTCTGCGCCGCAATTTGCCAACCTACGTATGTCCCGTGAAAAAGGCGAAGCGGATATCGCTACCTTCCAGGTTCGCATCTATGTACCAAAAACCGGCGCACTGCTGCCGGGCATGACCGCTGAGGTGAATACTGATGAAATCACTTCTTGA
- a CDS encoding efflux RND transporter periplasmic adaptor subunit, which yields MRSKKAIWITAVTVIVAAAAAAAIYHFWPKPEPTPVIVPNLMTVQKDTISVQIKGSGATKATEQTIVYAADQGNVNQVLGKLNMDVKKGQVLMTYKGTDVSKDMRQRTTTLQQQQSDLHDKQEQYKQLVMDGTSQTDIDSARLGIEKAKTDIASTESEIAQLQKDQIPHNPLVAPASGTITKVSIVPGGAVSNGAEVFTIVDYHDLSATIQVDEMNIPKIRTGMKASVQLDALPDQTYTGRVSAIANEGSIKNGVSTFAVTIHLDRAPNAKAGMSAQATIFVEEKKNIPVLPLETVNQRDGKYFVQLQGPPDPQAPAGTPPAPVEKEIKVGIHNENLIEIKSGLKEGDQVIGPEADMFGGTGLSMDGSDPAMDSSSADPAAASDSTDSGSSTDSSSTDSSTADATSSTDSSTSTGSADSANSNTSTNSTSSTDNSTSTSSTSSTGSSTADTGSSAADNTSSTGGNSQ from the coding sequence ATGAGAAGTAAAAAAGCAATCTGGATCACTGCTGTGACTGTTATAGTCGCAGCGGCTGCAGCTGCAGCCATATATCATTTCTGGCCCAAACCCGAACCGACTCCGGTAATTGTACCCAATCTGATGACCGTACAAAAAGATACCATTTCTGTTCAAATCAAAGGCTCCGGTGCCACCAAAGCCACCGAGCAGACTATCGTCTATGCTGCGGATCAGGGCAATGTGAATCAGGTACTCGGCAAGCTGAATATGGATGTCAAAAAAGGACAGGTATTAATGACATACAAAGGCACCGATGTCTCCAAAGATATGCGGCAGCGTACAACCACGCTTCAGCAGCAGCAAAGCGATCTGCATGACAAGCAGGAGCAGTACAAACAGCTGGTGATGGATGGTACGTCCCAGACCGATATAGATAGTGCCCGGCTCGGCATTGAAAAAGCCAAAACCGATATCGCCAGCACCGAATCCGAAATCGCACAGCTGCAAAAAGACCAGATTCCCCATAATCCGCTGGTTGCACCAGCCAGCGGTACGATTACCAAGGTCAGTATCGTTCCCGGCGGTGCAGTCAGCAATGGAGCAGAGGTATTCACTATTGTAGACTATCATGACCTGAGTGCTACGATTCAGGTGGATGAGATGAATATTCCAAAAATCCGCACCGGCATGAAAGCTTCGGTACAGCTGGATGCGCTGCCGGATCAGACCTATACCGGACGCGTATCCGCCATTGCCAATGAAGGTTCGATCAAAAATGGGGTGTCCACTTTTGCCGTAACTATTCATCTGGATCGCGCACCCAATGCCAAAGCAGGCATGTCTGCCCAGGCTACTATTTTTGTAGAAGAAAAAAAGAATATTCCTGTGCTTCCTCTGGAAACCGTGAATCAGCGGGATGGCAAATACTTTGTTCAGCTGCAGGGTCCGCCTGATCCACAGGCACCTGCAGGCACACCGCCTGCCCCTGTCGAAAAGGAAATCAAAGTCGGTATTCATAATGAAAACCTGATCGAAATCAAAAGCGGGCTTAAAGAAGGCGATCAGGTGATCGGACCGGAAGCCGATATGTTTGGAGGAACCGGATTATCCATGGATGGCAGCGATCCGGCGATGGATAGCTCTTCAGCAGATCCAGCAGCGGCTTCGGACAGCACTGATTCCGGCTCGTCCACCGACAGCAGTTCAACCGATAGCAGTACTGCGGATGCTACTTCTTCTACAGACAGCAGTACATCGACTGGCAGTGCTGATTCCGCCAATAGCAATACATCGACAAATAGCACGTCTTCCACAGATAACAGTACGTCGACCAGCAGTACCTCTTCTACCGGCAGCAGTACGGCTGATACAGGCAGCAGTGCGGCTGACAATACTTCCTCTACCGGAGGAAACAGCCAATGA
- a CDS encoding manganese-dependent inorganic pyrophosphatase has product MPQVLVFGHKNPDTDTITSAIAYAALKKELGVDAEAVRLGEVNGETQYALDYFKVAAPRLVDKVSEVKEVILVDHNERQQSADDIDQVTVTEVIDHHRIANFETSAPLYYRAEPVGCTATILNKLYKENGVTITKEIAGLMLSAIISDSLLFKSPTCTEQDVAAARELAEIAGVDAEKYGLDMLKAGADLSQKTVEQLISLDAKEFQMGDAKVEIAQVNTVDVNDVLSQQAALETAINAVIEKKGLDLFLFVVTDILNNDSVGLALGKRTDVVEKAYKVSLDNHTALLKGVVSRKSQVVPVLTDTFAQ; this is encoded by the coding sequence ATGCCACAAGTATTGGTTTTTGGTCATAAAAATCCGGATACGGATACAATCACATCCGCTATCGCCTATGCAGCACTGAAAAAAGAACTGGGTGTCGATGCAGAAGCTGTGCGTCTCGGTGAAGTTAACGGAGAGACCCAGTATGCACTGGACTACTTCAAAGTAGCTGCACCGCGTCTGGTAGACAAAGTAAGCGAAGTAAAAGAAGTTATCCTCGTCGATCATAACGAGCGCCAGCAAAGTGCTGACGATATCGATCAGGTTACGGTAACCGAAGTTATCGACCACCATCGTATCGCCAACTTTGAGACCAGTGCTCCACTGTACTACCGCGCTGAGCCTGTAGGCTGCACAGCTACGATTTTGAATAAATTGTACAAAGAAAACGGCGTGACGATCACCAAGGAAATTGCCGGTTTGATGCTGTCTGCAATTATTTCCGATTCCCTGCTGTTCAAATCTCCTACTTGCACCGAGCAGGATGTAGCTGCTGCGCGCGAACTGGCTGAAATCGCTGGTGTAGATGCCGAGAAATATGGTCTGGATATGCTCAAAGCCGGTGCGGATCTGAGCCAGAAAACGGTAGAACAACTGATCTCTCTGGATGCCAAAGAGTTCCAGATGGGCGATGCCAAAGTGGAAATCGCACAGGTAAATACAGTAGACGTAAATGACGTACTGTCCCAGCAGGCTGCTCTGGAGACTGCTATCAATGCCGTTATCGAAAAAAAAGGTCTGGATCTGTTCCTGTTCGTCGTAACCGACATTCTGAACAATGACTCGGTAGGTCTGGCACTGGGTAAACGTACCGATGTAGTGGAAAAAGCGTACAAAGTATCCCTGGATAATCATACTGCTCTGCTCAAAGGTGTAGTATCCCGTAAATCCCAGGTGGTTCCTGTCCTGACGGATACATTTGCTCAATAA
- a CDS encoding rhodanese-like domain-containing protein, translating into MNTRPRFSSVTEIPAAAPEEAYRHFAMRLAYETDVADVAADLGKGVTSFILLDVRDEQSYTECHIPGAISLPGRRINEETTADWDREQTIITYCWGPACNGATRAASTLARLGFSVKEMIGGMEYWRKEGGAVEGSLGHDAPFYWQVPVRSE; encoded by the coding sequence ATGAATACACGTCCACGCTTTTCATCGGTTACAGAAATACCGGCGGCTGCCCCCGAAGAGGCTTATCGCCATTTTGCCATGCGTCTCGCTTATGAGACGGATGTAGCAGATGTCGCTGCCGATCTGGGCAAAGGAGTCACTTCTTTTATCCTACTGGATGTACGGGATGAGCAGTCGTATACAGAATGTCATATCCCCGGTGCTATCTCGCTGCCGGGGCGCCGGATCAATGAAGAGACAACAGCAGACTGGGATCGGGAACAGACGATTATTACCTACTGCTGGGGGCCTGCCTGCAATGGAGCGACACGCGCAGCATCCACACTTGCCCGGCTCGGCTTTTCGGTAAAAGAAATGATCGGCGGTATGGAATACTGGCGAAAAGAAGGCGGTGCCGTAGAAGGTAGTCTCGGTCACGATGCTCCTTTTTACTGGCAGGTACCTGTTCGATCGGAATAA
- a CDS encoding DUF4334 domain-containing protein gives MIETMEPQFWSMTYQDQISREQALDFYDELDTVELEEMIGTWRGFELRTGHPMDGILEKMHWYGKAFHSVDNVDPLLFYKKNGSIFPADPGRLVDKMKLVPSDGGEARLRMVEHRGRITATMIYDHLPIMDHFRKVSVDVVMGMMDMKNHPLPYFFYLKKLGAPAIR, from the coding sequence ATGATCGAGACGATGGAACCGCAATTCTGGAGTATGACCTATCAAGATCAGATTTCGAGAGAACAAGCATTGGACTTTTATGATGAACTGGATACTGTTGAACTGGAGGAGATGATAGGAACGTGGCGCGGATTCGAACTGCGCACCGGTCATCCAATGGACGGAATACTGGAGAAAATGCACTGGTATGGCAAGGCATTTCACTCGGTGGACAATGTCGATCCTCTGCTTTTTTATAAAAAAAATGGCAGCATCTTTCCTGCCGATCCCGGTCGCCTGGTGGACAAGATGAAACTGGTACCCAGCGATGGCGGAGAAGCCCGTCTGCGTATGGTTGAACACCGTGGACGCATTACAGCGACGATGATTTATGACCATTTACCGATTATGGACCATTTTCGCAAAGTCAGTGTAGATGTCGTTATGGGGATGATGGATATGAAAAATCATCCACTGCCCTATTTCTTTTACCTCAAAAAACTGGGTGCACCGGCTATTCGTTAA
- a CDS encoding MarR family winged helix-turn-helix transcriptional regulator, with amino-acid sequence MHSDNWPSPETYGELSLYNHRTRDDAAMEITYLYMRMTANLFEEEELAMDFDMRDLPTREMLQKFSERIPEIDITATEAMLLFLRTSSNIFRVSTQRYEQYGISSGKFALLILLYRYQDTGLLATELAERAGITKATVTGLIERMERDGLVSRQDHPSDRRMSIIHLTDEGTSLMNDLLPIHFTSTSRIMSHLSEAEREILLGLMQKIQLGISEAEKI; translated from the coding sequence TTGCATTCTGACAATTGGCCGTCGCCCGAGACATACGGAGAACTTTCACTGTATAATCATAGAACACGCGACGATGCCGCCATGGAGATTACGTATCTGTACATGCGGATGACTGCGAATCTTTTTGAAGAGGAAGAATTAGCTATGGATTTTGATATGCGTGATCTGCCTACTCGTGAGATGCTTCAGAAATTCTCGGAGCGTATTCCTGAAATTGATATTACTGCGACAGAAGCGATGCTATTGTTTCTGCGCACATCATCCAATATTTTCAGAGTCAGTACACAACGATACGAACAATACGGTATTTCAAGCGGTAAATTTGCGCTGCTTATTTTATTGTATCGTTATCAGGATACCGGACTGCTGGCAACCGAGCTGGCGGAACGAGCAGGCATTACCAAAGCTACAGTGACCGGACTGATCGAACGCATGGAGCGTGACGGACTCGTTAGCCGCCAGGATCATCCTTCCGACCGCCGCATGAGTATTATTCATCTTACCGATGAAGGCACATCGTTAATGAATGATCTGCTCCCTATTCATTTTACGAGTACGTCCCGTATTATGAGCCATCTATCCGAAGCGGAGCGCGAAATCTTGCTGGGGCTGATGCAGAAAATACAGCTGGGCATTTCGGAAGCCGAAAAAATCTAA
- a CDS encoding ABC transporter permease — protein MKSLLDEWNYLVKSKYPIIAIMFPLVAVLAYTLLLPSSQINESRVVVVDQDNTAYSRQLIQKIDSSQYIHVDQVVSYAEHPEEYFYHEQYLAVISLPKGLEDNHNRAVPNRLGLILDNTNSQAVTFIRTAMQEITATENMQLSIPALARTGMSSTQAQGTLSNLAVEVRALFNPTSNYQNTTILTFVCMFSFMMLNINSLPIVARLRVSHRLASELQNPFNLLFRIIPYLLFSTAGLIFAMGVLKLFDDTRFVGSPFLFMIPVMLYVFGSVCINILVAWGAAHPGIAASRMIFIFMPAFVLSGGTMARALFPPLALQISDFFPFVWMFKFLRSLGLRGAPFREMLPELGSMMLYTSVLAMLVIARGLWEKQKLAKQAAAAPVGNLPGLPGAGGPPSGAPGSLPGASGSLGPNMLPSGPPAPTHEPSRS, from the coding sequence ATGAAATCACTTCTTGATGAATGGAATTACCTGGTCAAATCCAAATATCCGATTATCGCCATCATGTTTCCATTGGTCGCGGTGCTCGCTTATACCCTGCTGCTGCCGAGCAGTCAGATTAACGAATCCCGCGTTGTGGTTGTCGATCAGGACAATACGGCTTATAGTAGACAACTGATTCAGAAAATCGATTCGTCCCAGTATATTCATGTCGACCAGGTCGTATCCTATGCCGAGCACCCGGAGGAATACTTTTATCATGAGCAGTATCTGGCCGTGATCTCCCTGCCCAAGGGACTCGAGGATAATCACAACCGGGCGGTACCGAATCGTCTGGGGCTGATTCTGGATAATACGAATAGCCAGGCGGTTACTTTTATCCGGACAGCGATGCAAGAAATTACCGCTACGGAAAACATGCAGCTATCGATACCTGCTCTGGCACGAACCGGAATGAGCAGTACCCAGGCGCAAGGGACGCTAAGTAATCTCGCGGTTGAAGTCCGTGCACTGTTCAATCCGACGAGCAATTACCAGAACACGACGATTCTGACATTTGTCTGTATGTTCTCGTTTATGATGCTGAATATCAACAGTCTGCCGATCGTCGCCCGGCTGCGTGTATCGCACCGTCTGGCTAGCGAGCTGCAAAATCCGTTTAATCTGCTGTTCCGGATTATTCCATATCTGCTATTTTCGACTGCTGGTCTGATTTTTGCGATGGGTGTATTGAAGCTGTTTGATGATACCCGCTTTGTCGGCAGTCCGTTTTTGTTTATGATTCCGGTGATGCTGTATGTGTTTGGATCGGTATGTATCAATATTTTGGTCGCCTGGGGTGCAGCGCATCCGGGAATTGCAGCCTCTCGCATGATCTTTATTTTCATGCCCGCATTTGTGCTATCCGGCGGTACGATGGCCCGAGCGCTCTTCCCTCCACTTGCGCTGCAGATCAGTGACTTTTTCCCGTTTGTATGGATGTTCAAATTCCTGCGAAGTCTGGGTCTTCGCGGAGCACCTTTTCGGGAAATGCTGCCTGAGCTCGGCTCCATGATGCTGTACACAAGTGTACTGGCTATGCTTGTTATTGCCCGTGGCCTATGGGAAAAGCAAAAGCTGGCCAAACAGGCTGCTGCAGCACCGGTTGGCAATTTGCCGGGACTGCCCGGAGCAGGCGGCCCTCCGTCCGGTGCACCGGGCAGTCTGCCTGGCGCTTCCGGTTCTCTCGGTCCCAACATGCTGCCCAGCGGTCCTCCTGCTCCGACTCATGAACCGTCCCGCAGCTAA
- a CDS encoding ABC transporter permease, with product MIFFQSIRMAMTSVIGNKIRSFLTMLGIIIGVSSVILVVSVGRSFTDSITGQFDDLGTNQLMVSIMGMGVTSSLTLEEVDAYSHLQGVDLVSPTISGSATAKYGNRHTDASLEGVTPNYRPLKNYRLRSGRFLLDIDSQYRQEVAVLGSEVASKLYGLGNPVGQDIRLNGISFKVVGVLQPKGSDLTGSNDDKVLIPIATAERFLQTKGIQSFVVKAVNRQDVPQVKAQLENNLSKTFKNHPEAYNVFDAQEMIESSEKTSAMMSTALASIAGISLVVGGIGIMNIMIMSVNERTREIGIRKALGAKKSNILMQFMFESIVLSTFGGLIGIGAGLGLTSLAGQLMGNPIAYAWDMVLIAFLFSFFIGLVFGISPAYKASRLRPIHALRTD from the coding sequence ATGATCTTTTTCCAAAGTATACGGATGGCCATGACCAGTGTGATCGGCAACAAAATACGTTCCTTTCTGACGATGCTTGGTATTATTATTGGTGTATCGTCTGTTATTCTGGTCGTATCTGTCGGGCGGAGCTTTACCGATTCTATCACCGGACAATTTGACGATCTGGGAACCAATCAGCTGATGGTATCCATTATGGGTATGGGTGTAACTAGTTCCCTCACCCTTGAAGAAGTAGATGCCTACAGTCACCTGCAAGGCGTGGATCTGGTATCACCGACTATCTCCGGCAGTGCGACCGCCAAATACGGCAATCGGCATACCGATGCTTCACTGGAGGGTGTCACGCCCAATTACCGACCACTCAAAAATTACCGGCTGCGTTCAGGACGCTTTCTACTTGATATCGACAGTCAATATCGCCAGGAGGTCGCTGTACTCGGCTCCGAGGTGGCAAGCAAGCTGTATGGTCTTGGCAACCCGGTTGGGCAGGATATACGCCTGAACGGTATTTCATTCAAGGTGGTAGGCGTATTGCAGCCCAAAGGCTCCGATCTGACCGGCTCCAATGATGACAAGGTACTGATCCCGATAGCGACCGCCGAACGTTTCCTGCAGACCAAAGGAATTCAATCCTTTGTGGTCAAAGCTGTCAACCGTCAGGACGTCCCGCAGGTCAAAGCCCAACTGGAAAATAATCTAAGCAAAACATTCAAAAACCATCCGGAAGCCTATAATGTATTTGATGCCCAGGAAATGATAGAAAGTTCGGAAAAAACCTCGGCGATGATGTCTACCGCTCTGGCCAGTATTGCAGGCATCTCCCTGGTTGTGGGCGGGATCGGCATTATGAATATCATGATCATGTCAGTCAACGAACGCACCCGGGAAATCGGTATCCGCAAAGCACTTGGCGCCAAGAAAAGCAATATTCTGATGCAGTTTATGTTCGAATCGATTGTTCTCAGCACGTTTGGAGGATTGATCGGGATCGGAGCAGGACTGGGACTGACTTCGTTGGCTGGGCAATTGATGGGCAATCCGATTGCCTACGCATGGGATATGGTGCTGATTGCTTTTTTGTTTTCCTTTTTTATCGGTCTTGTATTCGGCATCAGCCCTGCATACAAAGCTTCGCGGCTGCGTCCGATCCATGCGCTGCGCACCGACTGA
- a CDS encoding LysR family transcriptional regulator: MELLYLKTFCALVQWGNYTRTALELDYAQSSITNHIQRLEQLYGGQRLLQRSGNQVVPTEAGQRLLPYARQLLELQHQAREAVMAQYPEAPVLVIGTIESLSLYYLPELLEAFRHQYPAYKVKIVLGQEAELIEQVRQGKLDLALIFDQPCSSAGIECMLLFEAPMMIIMHSQHPLAGSASVSAAALVEQPLILTEDGCTYRAGLLETMRQSALAADIRWELSSIEAIKQAVSRQWGIGFLPLFTIKEEDRSQGITAIPWIEQGRRWYGQLVYSGQLSAGAQAFMQLEQLYAHSAAPAFRHIVQQNTETVHQ, from the coding sequence ATGGAGCTGCTTTATCTAAAAACCTTTTGTGCACTGGTTCAATGGGGAAATTATACACGTACCGCGCTGGAGCTGGATTATGCACAGTCCAGCATCACTAATCATATCCAGCGGCTCGAACAGTTGTATGGCGGACAGCGTTTGCTGCAGCGGAGCGGCAATCAGGTAGTACCGACAGAAGCGGGACAGCGCCTGCTGCCCTATGCCCGTCAACTGCTGGAATTGCAGCACCAGGCCAGAGAGGCAGTGATGGCTCAGTATCCGGAGGCGCCTGTACTGGTGATCGGTACAATCGAATCGCTATCGCTTTATTACCTGCCGGAACTGCTGGAGGCTTTTCGTCATCAATATCCTGCGTACAAAGTCAAAATTGTTCTCGGACAGGAAGCAGAGCTGATCGAGCAGGTCAGACAGGGCAAGCTGGATCTGGCACTGATCTTCGATCAACCTTGCAGCAGTGCAGGCATTGAATGTATGCTGCTGTTCGAAGCGCCCATGATGATCATTATGCATTCACAGCATCCGCTTGCCGGTTCAGCGTCTGTCTCGGCGGCTGCACTGGTAGAACAGCCGCTAATTCTTACGGAAGACGGCTGCACCTATCGGGCCGGGCTGCTGGAGACGATGCGTCAATCTGCACTGGCTGCAGATATACGCTGGGAGCTGAGCAGTATTGAAGCGATCAAGCAGGCGGTGAGCAGACAATGGGGCATCGGATTTTTGCCTTTATTTACGATAAAAGAAGAAGATCGATCACAGGGAATAACCGCCATACCCTGGATCGAGCAGGGGCGCCGCTGGTATGGACAGCTGGTTTATTCCGGTCAGCTATCGGCAGGAGCACAGGCGTTTATGCAGCTGGAACAGCTTTACGCCCATTCTGCTGCGCCAGCTTTCAGACATATTGTTCAACAGAATACGGAAACAGTTCATCAATAA